The proteins below come from a single Acidimicrobiales bacterium genomic window:
- a CDS encoding TlyA family RNA methyltransferase: MTARRRLDSELVRRGLAPSPADAAELIGAGTVRVAGAVATNPARLVAAGDPVVVEGPPPRFVGRGGEKLDFALDAFEIDVTGRRALDVGASTGGFTDCLLQRGAAHVVALDVGHGQLDQRLRNDPRVTVLERTHVNDVDPATLGAPFDLVVADVSFISLTSIADALFGVLAAPGADVVVLVKPQFEVAKAVAARGKGVVRDPAEWEASIERVETAFAARGATMMGTVTSPITGASGNTEFLLHAVAGR, translated from the coding sequence CTGACGGCTCGCCGTCGGCTCGACAGCGAACTGGTGCGCCGCGGCCTGGCTCCGTCCCCCGCCGACGCCGCCGAGTTGATCGGGGCCGGCACGGTGCGCGTTGCCGGTGCGGTCGCTACCAATCCGGCGCGGCTGGTCGCGGCGGGCGATCCCGTCGTCGTCGAGGGTCCGCCGCCGCGCTTCGTCGGGCGCGGTGGCGAGAAGCTCGACTTTGCGCTCGACGCCTTTGAGATCGACGTGACGGGCCGGCGCGCCCTCGACGTCGGTGCGTCGACCGGCGGGTTCACCGATTGTCTGCTGCAACGGGGAGCGGCGCACGTGGTCGCCCTCGACGTCGGCCACGGCCAACTCGACCAGCGACTCCGCAACGACCCGCGGGTGACGGTGCTCGAGCGCACGCACGTGAACGACGTCGACCCAGCCACCCTTGGCGCGCCCTTCGACCTCGTAGTGGCCGACGTTTCGTTCATCTCGTTGACGTCGATCGCGGACGCTCTGTTCGGTGTCCTGGCGGCGCCCGGCGCCGACGTCGTCGTACTGGTGAAGCCGCAGTTCGAGGTGGCGAAAGCCGTGGCGGCGCGCGGCAAAGGGGTCGTGCGCGACCCGGCGGAGTGGGAGGCGAGCATCGAGCGGGTCGAGACCGCGTTCGCGGCCCGCGGAGCGACGATGATGGGGACTGTGACTTCGCCGATCACGGGTGCATCCGGCAACACCGAGTTCCTGCTCCACGCCGTCGCGGGGCGCTGA
- a CDS encoding rhomboid family intramembrane serine protease: MIPLRDDNPTTRPPIITILVIAACAVVFLLVQPSGRTSIFGKQAESDTAFTVQHAAIPCEVAQGRPLHIDELRNTFQANDADACNAADHSPSGFPGKQVYLALVVSMFMHAGWLHIGGNMLFFWIFGNNIEDEMGHVLFLVFYFVGGIVASLGHVLADPSSTVPVVGASGAIAAVMGAYLVLFPKARVQSLIIIPPIVLFRRVAAWILLGVWFLTQFAVDPSSGVAWVAHVTGFAFGVVVGLLMRATTNRRRSPVPVYG, from the coding sequence GTGATCCCGCTGCGGGACGACAACCCCACCACCCGGCCGCCGATCATCACGATCCTCGTCATCGCCGCCTGTGCCGTCGTGTTCTTGCTCGTCCAGCCCTCGGGCCGCACGTCGATCTTCGGCAAGCAGGCGGAGTCCGATACCGCCTTCACCGTTCAGCATGCGGCCATCCCCTGCGAGGTGGCGCAGGGCCGTCCGCTGCACATCGACGAGCTGCGCAACACGTTCCAGGCCAACGACGCCGATGCGTGCAACGCCGCCGATCACTCGCCGTCGGGATTCCCCGGTAAGCAGGTGTACCTCGCGCTGGTCGTATCGATGTTCATGCACGCCGGCTGGCTGCATATCGGCGGAAACATGCTGTTCTTCTGGATCTTCGGCAACAACATCGAAGACGAGATGGGCCACGTCTTGTTCCTCGTCTTCTATTTCGTGGGTGGCATCGTCGCCAGCCTGGGTCACGTCCTCGCCGACCCGAGCAGCACCGTGCCGGTCGTGGGGGCGTCGGGTGCCATTGCGGCGGTGATGGGCGCCTACCTCGTGCTGTTCCCCAAGGCGCGGGTGCAGAGCCTCATCATCATTCCGCCGATCGTGCTGTTCCGGCGGGTGGCGGCGTGGATCCTGCTCGGCGTGTGGTTCCTGACGCAGTTCGCCGTCGACCCGTCGTCAGGCGTTGCGTGGGTGGCCCACGTCACCGGCTTCGCCTTCGGCGTCGTGGTCGGCCTGCTGATGCGGGCCACGACCAACCGG